The DNA sequence GTGCATGTACTCGTATAGTAGGAGGAAGCTTTCCTGCTTGTGGCTCCAACCAACCAGTTGAACCAAATTCCGGTGTCTCAAACGGCTTATGGTCTTCACTCAGAAATATACTCCTTTTTTCCCTGGTTAGAGCTGCTTGATATCTTCTTGACTGCAATTTCCATGTTTAGTTCTGCCAAGAAACCCTTGTATACGCCTCCAAAACCTCCTTGTCCAAGCTTCCCTTCCTCCGAAAAGTTATCAGTTGCCATGGCTAAGTCCTTGTAGGCAAACCGTTTTGGTCCAGTCCCTTCTATTAGATCGTCATCCATGGGGTCTATAATGCATTTTTCGTCGTCATCGTTGTCCCCATCATCATCTGCTACCTCCTTTCTCTATGTATTCCTTCGCGAAATCCAAAAGACAAAACTCATCCCTGCAACCAAAAGTACCACTCCTATTATTAATCCTGCCAACCACACCTTAGAATTCCCTCCATCTGGGATGAAAATTGTATCAAGATCCAAAGTCGAACTAAAGTTCCAACTTCGGAGCACTTGAATTGGGATTGCTTGTCCGGTTGATGCAGAGAAGCCCACGATCACTTTTTCCGGGAGAAGATCCCTCAAATTTAAATTCCAAGTGAGATTTAAGGACATGTTAGCCATCATAGGAACATCTGGATCATTCAACGCTACTTTGAGATTCTTGGACGTTCCATCATATGAGACTGTCGCACCCAAAATGTCCCCAGAGACCATAGTATTGTTCCAGGTAAGGTTAGTCTTGGAGATGATGGAGTTCACGTTAATACCGACATGGTTGTTACTAGGATCCCATGGATCTTGGTATGTATCGAACTCCACAGCTACCATTTGATTGGATGGATTTCCGTCCGTTGTCTCATTGAAGAGACCCATCCAACCTGCAAAAGAATTTTCAGGAATATCCAAAGAATCTTCTGAAGTCAGAAAGAACGCAATCCCGCCGGAGCTCACGTTGCTTGGATAAGAATCCATAAAATTGATTACGAACTCAAAGTAAGTAGTGAAATTTGTGGTTATATTTGTCATGGGATTCCACAGTTGGATGGGTTGGTGGTAGTAAGCTCGGCTTGTGGCATTAAATACGTCCCCACGAATCTGATTATCAGTGAGTCGTATTGATGAGTGCCCATCAACAACAGCTTTTGTAGCCGGTGGAACAACAGAGATGTTGTTGTCATTGGGTGGGAAGTACGGGAAGGAGAAGTTTACCATGGAGACTCTTATAAAAGTAACCCTCTTTTGGTTGAAAAAGGTTTAATGTTATTATGATATAGTAGtctatagttttattttatatagctATTCTGTTTTTACCGAATATAAACCCTCTGTTATATATCCAAACAGAAACATGATATTCATAATAACCACAATTTGATGATAATCAAAACCCTAGAAACAGCAGTATACCAATAGATGTCCAGATTACCAATACATATGCCACGATATTGGACAGTATTATACAGATCAACAAAATGATGAATATCTTCCAATATTATCGCAAGAAAGCATCAAGAATCAAATATGAACAATAAGAACAATAAAGAATCtaaaagcaaggaaagaacacaccaatatacgtggttcgaccctaatggtctacgtccacAGCAGGAATGGGCCTCAGAGCTTTTATTGATGAACAATACTTCACAAAGAAGCCTCAGTACACATAGAGTCACAGATCCCTCACAGAAATCCCAAGAAATCACTctgattttttctctctacaaaGAAAACTCACCGAAACCCTAATCCCcctctctgttctctctctctctgaaacggCCAATATGTACCGAATGAATAAACTAGGGTTTACACCGTatagcacatatatatatatatgttacaagaGATGCCGACACGTGTAAGTAATCCAGCGGCTCAACTCTTAAACGTTCTGAAGGAAGCACAAGCCTCTCACGTGATTTCATCAGCTCAGTTTTAAACACATCAACGATCCAGATTTGGCCATTTGTACATCATCCTTTAATCAAACGCTTCAAGAGAGCACATTAGaagattaaataaaacataacagataaatgtattgatatacatattacaaatctccaccttggcaaaacatttatttgccaaaagattttaaaaaaaatttctcatcaTTGGCTCATTCCTGCATTGTCCCCCTAAAAGGGACTAATCCTAGACTCCATACCCACTAAGTTAAGACAGTGTCTGAACTTGGACCAAGGGACTGACTTGGTCATCATATCTGAGGGGTTGTCCTCAGTTGGGACCTTTTCCACACCTACTATTTTAGATTCTATAACATCCCTTACAAAATGAAGCCTCACATCaatatgttttgatctttcatgaAAAACTTGGTTTTTAGCTAAGTGCAGTGTGCTTTGATTATCACAGTGGACTGTGATATTaccattgaaaatatttaactcaCTAGCAATACCTTTCAGCCATATGGCCTCTTTAATGGCTTCTGTCAGTGCTATATATTCAGCTTCTGTGGTTGATAAGGCCACCACAGATTGTAGGTGTGATTTCCAGCTAATAGCTCCCCCAAATGCAGTAAACACATAACCAGTCAGTGACTTCCTAGTGTCTATGCTTCCTGCGTAATCAGAGTCTACAAACTCAGCCAATTCACAACCCTTTGCAACATTTTTTCCAAAACTAAGACCCAAGTTAGTAGTGCCTCCTAGGTACCTTAACACCCATTTAATAGCTTGCCAATGAGGTTTCCCAGGGTTACTCATAAACCTACTAACTATACTAACTGCATAGGTTAGATCAGGCCTGGAACAAACCATCGCATACATTATACTTCCAACCATGCTAGTATATGGGATTTGTTGCATAAGTCTGTTTTAGGAGCCTGATCTGAGGACAATTTGAAATGCTGTCCTAAGGGTGTACTTACAGGTTTTACATGTTCCATACCAAatctatttagaattttagaaatgtaatttttctgagataaATATAGCATACTAGCACTTCTAtctctttcaatttccattcctaaaattttcttagcagggcccaaatccttcatttcaaattctgattTCAGCATGCTTTTGACTTGATTAATCAAAACAGTGTCTTTACGAGCTATTaacatgtcatcaacatacaaaaggagataaacacatattcctttttcttccttgtaGTAGACACAACTATCATAGcagcttcttttaaaattattgttaatcatGTGTGTATCAAATCTTTTATACCACTGCCTAGGTGATTGTTTAAgaccatataaagattttttaagtagACACACttgattacttttaattttatttgtaaagcCTTCAGGAGGCTGCATATGAATTTCTTCCTCAAGTTTTCCATGCAGAAATGCAGTTTTAACATCTAGTTGTTCTAAATGCAGATTTTCATAAGCAGTATAAGCTAACAGTAGCCTAATTGAGGTATGTTTAACCACTGGAGAgaagatttcattaaaatctattcCTTCTCTCTGTGAAAATCCTTTGgctacaagtctagccttgtacctggTCCCTTCTACCCCTGGTATGACTTCCTTTTTCTTAAAGATCCATTTGGATCCTATAAGTTTTACCCCTTTAGGTTTAGGTACTAAAAcccaggttttatttttatttagagattccATTTCCTCTTGCATAGCAAGAATCCATTTTGAAGAATCCTTGCTATTCACTGCCTCTTTATAGGTCCTAGGTTCCTGGTAAACCACTTCATCAGCTACAGTTAGTGCAAACATAGTGAGATTCCATTTCCTCTTGCATAGCAAAAATCCATTTTGAAGAATCCTTGCTATTCACTGCCTCTTTATAGGTCCTAGGTTCCTGGTAAACCACTTCATCAGCTACAGTTAGTGCAAACATAGTGAGATCTGACTGCCCATACCTTATAGGTGGTTTTATAACTCTCTTCTTCCTATCTCTAACTAGGTTATATGAGTTATCACCACCTAGATCTTTGTCCCCTGAGTCTTCTTCCTCAGGTTTGCTACTTTCCCCAATTTCAGGTTCAGATTGGGCACTTGCTTGCTCCACCTCAATCTGAGATCCACTTGGGGACTGGTCAGTCTTAGGATCACACTTTTCTTCTTGTGCCCAAGCCATTTGTGACTCATTAAAGGTCACATCTCTGCTCACAATATAGTTATACCTACCAGGTCCATCTACCCAAAGCTTATAACCCTTAACCCCTTCAGGATACCCTATGAATATACACTTGAGTGCCCTAGGTTCCAGCTTGTCAGTTTTTGAGTGTGCATAAGCAACACAACCAAAAATTCTTAAGTAGTCATAGCTAGGAGGTTTTCCAAACCGCAACTCATGTGGTGTTTTAAACCCTATGGCAGATGAAGGGCATCTATTTATGAGATGTATAGCAGTAGTGGCAGCCTCTGCCCAGAATGTTTTGGGCAGCCCTGAGTTTGACAACATACACCTTACCCTTTCTAAAATGGTTCTGTTCATTCTTTCAGCTAgaccattttgttggggtgtttCCCTCACTGTCTTATGCCTAAATATTCCTTCCTTTTGACAGtacatattaaactcatttgaCAAAAATTCTAGACCATTATCAGTCCTGAGAATCTTGAGTTTTCTACCTACCTGGTTTTCCACTAAAGTCTTCCACTCCTTAAACTTACCAAAGGTATCACTCTTATTTTTAAGGATGTATATCCAAACTTTCCTAGAGTAATCATctactaaagaaagaaaataacttcCTCCACTGTGTGAATTCACTCTAGCTGATCCCTATAGATCTGAATGAACATAATCTAGGGTTTGTTTAGTGTTGTGGGTTGCTGACTTAAAACTAACCCTCTTTGCCTTTCCATAGATACAATCTTCACAGAAAGGTAAGTTACCTAGGTTTTTATCACTCAGCAATCCTTGTTTTTGAAGTTCTAAGAGTCCCCCTTGACTTACATGTCCAAGCCTCCTATGCCATAGTACGGCTTTGTTTTCTACTATGTTCTGAGCTGGACATGCTTCCCCAACTACTGTTTCCCAAGTAATGTATACAACCCATTTTTAATTACTCCTTTCATAATGACTAAAGAGCCTTTAGTAACTCTAAGAATCCCTGCCTCAGATTTGAAGGTGTATCCTGCCAAATCTAGCATGCCAAGAGAAATTAGGTTTCTCTTTAGTTCAGGTATGTACCTAACCTCTCTCAACACCTTTTCAATCCCATCATGCATTTTGAGTCTCACTGACCCTATTCCCATGACTTTACAGGTCTTATTATTTCCTAGGATTACCTGCCCCCCATCCATCTTAGTGAATGTCTCAAACCATTCTCTGATTGGACACATGTGAAAGGAACAACCAGAGTCTATTATCCACTCTGTTTTTGAGTCAACTTCACTCACTGTAAGTACCTCAGCACTCTCATACCCCTCTAAGACAACAGAGGCATTCCCTGCCTCTTTGGTCTTATTCCCAAGGTTAGGTTTTCTATCTGGGCAATCTTTCTTAAAATGTCCTTCCTTGTGACAGTGGAAGCATTTAAATTGTTTCCCCTTTGACTTAGACCTATGTTTCTTATTCtcatattttcctttcttctctcttttttctgatCTGCCCCTTATAGACAAGCCTTCCCCATGATTCTGTTTGGTATCTCCTCTATGTTGTAGTTCCCTAGTGTGAAGTACTGATTGTACTTCATCAAGAGTCAGAGAATCtctaccatacatcatggttTCTTTTAAACTTAGGTATGAAGAGTCCAGAGAACTCATTAGAAGGATggcttgatcctcatcctccaccttaatGTCTATGTTTGCTAAGTCTAAAATAATCTTGTTGAACTCATCAAGGTGCTGTCCTATTGGTGTTCCAGGGACCATCTTAAAGGTATACAACTTAGTTTTCTTGTGTAGTCTGTTAGCTAGGGATTTGGTCATATACAAGTTTTCTAATTTTAGCCATATGCCTGCAGCAGTGTCCTCACTGGCCACCTCTCTCAGGACTTTATCCCCAAGAGAGAGGATTAGGGCACTGTGAGCCTTCTGGAGGATGTCCTTTTGGACAAtccctttttcttcctctttcaagGAAGAACCTTTTTGTTTCTCACCAAGAAGGGCATCCTGCAGTCCATGTTGGACTAGCAGTGCCCTCATTTTAATTCTCCATAAGCCAAAATCGTTATCCCCAGTAAACTTCTCTATATCAAACCTCATGGTTGCCATAAAAcctaggctctagataccaGTTGTTATAAAAGTAACCATCTTTTGGTTGAAAAAGGTTTAATGTTATTATGATATAGTAGtctatagttttattttatatagctATTCTGTTTTTACCGAATATAAACCCTCTGTTATATATCCAAACAGAAACATGATATTCATAATAACCACAGTTTGATGATAATCAAAACCCTAGAAACAGCAGTATACCAATAGATGTCCAGATTACCAATACATATGCCACGATATTGGACAGTATTATACAGATCAACAGAATGATGAATATCTTCCAATATTATCGCAAGAAAGCATCAAGAATCAAATATGAACAATAAGAACAATAAAGAATCtaaaagcaaggaaagaacACACCAATATACGTgattcgaccctaatggtctacgtccacggcaggaatgggcctcagagcttttattgatgaacaatatttcacagagaagcctcagtacACATAGAGTCACAGATCCCTCACAGAAATCCCAAGAAATCACTCTGATTTCTTCTCTCTACAAAGAAAACTCACCGAAACCCTAATCCCcctctctgttctctctctctctgaaacggCCAATATGTACCGAATGAATCAACTAGGGTTTACACCGTATAGCACATAGATATATATGTTACAAGAGATGCCGACACGTGTAAGTAATCCAGCGGCTTAACTCTTAAACGTTCTGAAGGAAGCACGAGCCTCTCACGTGATTTCATCAGCTCAGTTTTAAACACATCAACGATCCAGATTTGGCCATTTGTACATCATCCTTTAATCAAACGCTTCAAGAGAGCACATTAGaagattaaataaaacataacagataaatatattgacatacatattacaGAGACCGTGAAAGAGaagcaagaaaataagaaacaaaGGAGGAGAGAACATAAAGATCGGTAATCCATGATTCAATAGATGTGGATCAACAGGTGAAACCCTCCTGGTT is a window from the Carya illinoinensis cultivar Pawnee chromosome 14, C.illinoinensisPawnee_v1, whole genome shotgun sequence genome containing:
- the LOC122294250 gene encoding seed lectin-like, with the protein product MVNFSFPYFPPNDNNISVVPPATKAVVDGHSSIRLTDNQIRGDVFNATSRAYYHQPIQLWNPMTNITTNFTTYFEFVINFMDSYPSNVSSGGIAFFLTSEDSLDIPENSFAGWMGLFNETTDGNPSNQMVAVEFDTYQDPWDPSNNHVGINVNSIISKTNLTWNNTMVSGDILGATVSYDGTSKNLKVALNDPDVPMMANMSLNLTWNLNLRDLLPEKVIVGFSASTGQAIPIQVLRSWNFSSTLDLDTIFIPDGGNSKVWLAGLIIGVVLLVAGMSFVFWISRRNT